In the Elizabethkingia bruuniana genome, CAGGTGATTTTAAAGGTCTAAAACATAAGAAATACTACTTTATTCGAGCAGTATCTTTTAATATAAGACTATTTAAATTATTATTTATTAACTGCTACTTCAATTCTCTTTTGGATAAAATCAACAAAATAATAAATCATTGAAAATTTAATAGCCAGCTCTCAAAGCCCAAATTTCTTCATATTGGCAAATACTAATATCCTTTCGATTTTTTATGGAACGACACTAAATACGAAAAATTATATTCAACTTTTTAATATCGGATTATATGACAAAAATTATATAATTCCATAATTCTTTTAAACAAAAATGTTTTACATTTGAACCACTCAGTGAGTAGAAATGAAAATTGTAACTAAACTTAATAATTCTGATTACGCCGTTATAGCAAAATTATTTTCTCCAGTTTATTTTGATCACTTGGCTAATCAAAATGAAAAAGAAATAGGATTTCTTATAGATAGTTTTAAAAACTATTGTAAGGATGTCGACTGCTTTACCTTAAGAAGTGCCTATTCGCATTTTTATAAACTACTATTAAAGAATTATAAAAATGAATATGTTTTTAAAAATTTAATATTTAAAGATTTAATACTTAAAAATCATAATATATATGATTGTGTTTCAATTCCAGAATTTAATGTTGGGTTATCAAAAGCTGACTTAGCAGTTTTTAATGGAACATCAACAGTTTATGAAATAAAATCTGATAAAGATTCGACTGAAAGACTCTCTTCTCAAATTTCTGATTATCAAAATTTTTTTGAATATCTGAACGTTGTTATTTCCGAAAAACATCTTAAAAAAGTTAAATCAATAATCCCACAACAGACTGGCATATTATTAATTTCAGGAACTGGTAGAATAGACATTTATAGAGAAGCTAAAAGTAATTTGGACAATTTAACACATAGAACTCTTTTCAATTCTCTTAGAAAAAATGAATATCTTTCAATAATTAAAAAACAATATGGAATTGCTCTAGATTTGCCGAATACCAAAATATTTACAGAATGTTTTAATCTATTCACAGAAATAGATATACAAGAAGCACATTTTCATGTTGTGGAAACTCTCAAATTAAGAACTTTTAAAAAGGAGCAGGTAGAGTTAATAAAAAAATCCCCAGATAGTTTAAAAAGTATTTCTCTGGGAAAAAGATATAACAAAAAAAATTGTGAAAATATTTTAATGCTTTTAGATAAAATTTACTAACAAATTAATTAAAATTTTATATATTAGGAAAATCAATTATAAAATTTTAATAGTTATGTATTTTCCATTTATGTTTGCAAAGCAAAATGAGGCATCTGC is a window encoding:
- a CDS encoding sce7726 family protein; translated protein: MKIVTKLNNSDYAVIAKLFSPVYFDHLANQNEKEIGFLIDSFKNYCKDVDCFTLRSAYSHFYKLLLKNYKNEYVFKNLIFKDLILKNHNIYDCVSIPEFNVGLSKADLAVFNGTSTVYEIKSDKDSTERLSSQISDYQNFFEYLNVVISEKHLKKVKSIIPQQTGILLISGTGRIDIYREAKSNLDNLTHRTLFNSLRKNEYLSIIKKQYGIALDLPNTKIFTECFNLFTEIDIQEAHFHVVETLKLRTFKKEQVELIKKSPDSLKSISLGKRYNKKNCENILMLLDKIY